From the Candidatus Poribacteria bacterium genome, one window contains:
- a CDS encoding deoxyribonuclease IV: MLLGAHVPAAGGLHKAIAFAEKLGCQSIQIFTRSPRSWRAKPLTSKEIDAFREAWRNSSVMEILGHDCYLTNLASPKPETIDKSVASFVDQMERCQALGIRYLVTHLGSHLGSGEEEGLKRFVENLSRAVSMAEAPDVIVLLETTAGQGTNLGYTFEQIRYVLDAAEPKGRYAVCYDTCHTFAAGYDITTPEGYNETLGRFEDIIGLEKLKAFHLNDSKFPSGSRKDRHEHIGEGMMGLDPFRMLLNDDRFSSLPGVLETPDSLEMFERNLEILRGLVESSP; the protein is encoded by the coding sequence GTGCTCTTAGGCGCTCATGTTCCCGCAGCCGGTGGGTTACATAAAGCGATCGCCTTTGCCGAGAAGTTGGGGTGTCAATCCATCCAGATCTTCACACGTAGCCCCCGCTCATGGAGGGCGAAACCCCTCACATCAAAGGAGATCGACGCCTTCCGGGAGGCGTGGCGGAACTCCTCCGTCATGGAGATACTGGGACATGACTGTTATTTAACCAACCTCGCTTCCCCTAAGCCCGAAACGATCGATAAATCCGTCGCCTCCTTCGTCGATCAGATGGAGCGATGCCAGGCTCTAGGTATAAGATATCTCGTCACGCACCTGGGCTCACATTTGGGTTCTGGTGAGGAGGAGGGGTTAAAGAGGTTCGTCGAAAATCTCTCCCGCGCCGTCTCGATGGCGGAGGCGCCGGACGTGATCGTCCTGCTTGAAACCACCGCCGGCCAGGGAACCAACCTGGGTTATACCTTTGAACAGATAAGATATGTTCTCGACGCGGCGGAGCCTAAAGGTAGATATGCCGTATGTTATGATACATGCCATACCTTCGCTGCCGGGTATGATATCACCACGCCGGAAGGATATAATGAGACGCTGGGCAGATTTGAGGATATAATAGGGTTGGAGAAGCTCAAAGCGTTTCATCTGAACGACTCCAAATTTCCATCCGGTAGCCGTAAGGACAGACATGAACACATCGGCGAGGGTATGATGGGACTTGATCCCTTCAGGATGCTGCTCAATGACGATAGATTCTCTTCCCTTCCAGGGGTGTTGGAGACGCCTGATTCCCTGGAGATGTTCGAGCGGAA